One Nitrososphaerota archaeon DNA segment encodes these proteins:
- a CDS encoding MoxR family ATPase, with amino-acid sequence MLQATSTYLDWNNSLDVLNKAYDVGLFALIIGPKGTGKTTLVREFTNRKNAKLESINFSLRTRESHLIGTKTLNEGTIGFDEGILIKSMKEGSILYLDELNAAEADVLLRLDEALDDRRQIVLKESTGETINANQKWFVIATINPLTHVGTKELPPQLLSRFPVRIRLDYPPEETEFQIVKKYASENHDDMLKQGIKLANILRQAAAVEELYYSPSLRETIAFTKLLDSGLDAKKAADIVFANVYSQWGNVEYQKVSDIITSMFGK; translated from the coding sequence ATGTTACAGGCAACATCGACATATCTAGATTGGAATAATTCCCTAGATGTTTTGAATAAGGCCTATGATGTTGGCCTGTTTGCGCTGATAATAGGGCCAAAGGGAACAGGCAAGACCACATTGGTTCGCGAGTTCACAAACAGAAAGAATGCAAAACTAGAGTCAATCAACTTTAGTCTTCGAACACGTGAGAGTCATCTTATTGGGACAAAAACCCTCAACGAAGGAACAATAGGATTTGATGAAGGGATCCTGATAAAATCAATGAAGGAAGGAAGCATTCTTTATCTTGATGAGCTAAATGCTGCAGAAGCAGATGTTTTGCTTCGACTAGATGAGGCACTAGACGACAGAAGGCAAATTGTCCTCAAGGAATCAACTGGAGAGACCATCAACGCAAATCAAAAATGGTTTGTCATTGCAACAATAAATCCACTAACACATGTCGGAACTAAAGAGCTTCCACCACAATTACTGAGCAGATTTCCGGTTAGAATTAGACTTGACTATCCTCCTGAAGAAACTGAATTTCAAATCGTCAAAAAATATGCATCCGAAAACCACGATGATATGCTAAAACAAGGAATAAAGCTAGCAAACATACTAAGACAAGCAGCCGCAGTAGAGGAATTGTATTATTCTCCAAGTCTTAGAGAGACAATCGCATTTACAAAACTCTTAGACTCTGGCCTTGATGCAAAAAAAGCAGCTGACATTGTATTTGCAAATGTGTATTCACAGTGGGGAAATGTTGAATATCAAAAGGTAAGCGATATCATCACATCCATGTTTGGTAAATAA
- a CDS encoding ASCH domain-containing protein: MSTFKCLSVSQPFAELIIKGQKTIELRHWNTNYRGEFLIHSPSKINLDDCKRLGIERHSLVTGAIIGKATIYDTKRYQTKKEFASDKKHHFAADGYFTEKTFGFFLKSFKEFKISIPARGQLGFFDIELQSSVAKEDEITSEIFDEEYRTRWINHH, translated from the coding sequence TTGAGCACCTTCAAGTGCCTTTCCGTATCACAACCATTTGCCGAGCTTATCATCAAGGGTCAAAAAACAATAGAGCTTCGACACTGGAATACTAATTATCGTGGAGAATTTCTTATTCATTCTCCATCCAAAATCAACCTAGATGATTGTAAAAGGCTAGGAATTGAACGTCACTCTCTAGTCACAGGAGCAATAATCGGCAAGGCTACTATTTATGATACAAAAAGATACCAGACCAAAAAGGAATTTGCATCTGATAAAAAGCATCATTTTGCTGCAGACGGTTATTTTACAGAAAAAACATTCGGTTTCTTTCTAAAAAGTTTCAAAGAATTCAAGATTTCAATTCCTGCAAGGGGGCAACTTGGGTTTTTTGACATAGAATTACAGAGTTCAGTTGCTAAGGAAGATGAAATTACATCAGAGATCTTTGATGAGGAATACCGTACTCGGTGGATTAATCACCACTAG
- a CDS encoding exosome protein — translation MTEKKLEVEIQVIIHATEDSKKVFDSFKQIFGVDEGDFTMQKLQGHYDNPIALVNGKIKKKKAALFVKNLISNITKKDINEIVEDLENRCDGSGLYMRISKQSLVEGKIQPAADDPIKIKIYTPVYSQRDILKTYSEILTSTI, via the coding sequence TTGACGGAAAAAAAACTCGAAGTAGAGATTCAAGTCATCATACATGCAACTGAAGACTCGAAAAAAGTCTTTGATTCATTCAAACAGATCTTCGGTGTGGATGAAGGCGATTTTACTATGCAGAAACTCCAAGGGCATTATGACAATCCAATAGCTTTGGTAAATGGAAAAATAAAAAAGAAGAAAGCTGCACTCTTTGTCAAGAACCTAATTTCAAACATTACAAAAAAAGACATTAATGAGATTGTGGAAGACTTGGAGAACCGTTGCGACGGTTCTGGGCTATACATGAGAATATCAAAGCAGTCATTAGTTGAAGGTAAAATCCAGCCTGCCGCAGATGACCCAATCAAGATCAAAATCTATACGCCAGTATATTCTCAAAGAGACATTCTCAAGACTTATTCTGAAATCCTCACAAGCACAATTTAA
- a CDS encoding NAD(P)/FAD-dependent oxidoreductase has product MIAAHSASHYSNQKLSILVIDRNAPIMTGSKSINGWVCGDAVSKEAVDYMGSRIKISWGAPEIEHTVKGVMALSPDRETSIPFDGDGFLLNRQQLPQTQYKESQKRGISVDFEINLTGLLYDGSQIIGVEGLNKKTNQPYKKTAKVVIDATGVTSMLRNQIKNTTRMERKIDRTDLESTGRHIMYFDQGEDDLSEFDPDYCLIHLDQDIAPGGYGWVFPKGKNKVNIGLGVEKTLLDKRNKRLGKHDDVSGLINQYVARNRAIKNPRLSTDPSDLHNATGNFQVSVRRQNDCMVANGFMLVGDSAWMPKPLDAGGIGPALIAGTIIGKNVANAIEAGDVTEKGLWQYNVDYVREYGYKTAGLEVFRRLLQMLTNDQINYGMKHFLGNMDVEAISKGEHPDFSMVGKMGMLIRGALNKKLADGLRYTTQQNRWLTEHYRNYPTTPDGFEEWHKKLLKTMNDSYEHLAKWEN; this is encoded by the coding sequence ATGATTGCAGCACACTCTGCTTCTCATTATTCTAATCAAAAGTTATCAATTCTTGTAATAGACAGAAATGCCCCAATAATGACTGGGAGCAAGTCCATCAATGGTTGGGTTTGTGGTGACGCGGTATCAAAGGAAGCTGTTGACTATATGGGAAGCCGCATTAAGATTTCTTGGGGCGCACCAGAAATCGAACATACTGTTAAAGGAGTAATGGCGCTGTCGCCAGACAGAGAAACATCCATTCCATTTGACGGTGATGGATTTTTGTTAAACAGACAACAACTTCCACAAACACAATACAAAGAATCACAAAAACGTGGAATCAGCGTGGATTTTGAAATAAATCTGACAGGCCTGCTCTATGATGGGAGTCAAATCATAGGAGTAGAAGGCCTCAACAAAAAAACAAACCAGCCATACAAAAAGACAGCCAAGGTTGTAATTGATGCTACCGGCGTTACTTCGATGCTTCGAAACCAAATAAAAAATACCACGAGAATGGAGCGCAAAATAGATAGAACAGATCTTGAATCCACCGGACGCCACATCATGTATTTTGATCAGGGTGAAGACGATCTATCTGAGTTTGATCCTGATTATTGCCTAATTCACCTAGACCAAGACATTGCTCCTGGCGGATATGGGTGGGTCTTTCCAAAAGGAAAGAACAAGGTAAACATCGGTCTTGGAGTAGAAAAAACACTTCTAGACAAAAGAAACAAGCGACTTGGAAAGCACGATGATGTATCCGGCCTCATAAACCAGTATGTTGCAAGAAACAGGGCAATCAAAAATCCAAGACTCTCAACTGATCCATCAGACTTGCATAATGCAACAGGAAACTTTCAGGTGTCAGTTAGAAGACAGAATGATTGCATGGTTGCAAATGGATTCATGCTTGTTGGAGATTCTGCATGGATGCCAAAGCCACTTGATGCAGGAGGAATCGGCCCTGCATTGATTGCGGGAACCATAATTGGCAAAAACGTCGCAAATGCAATAGAAGCAGGGGATGTAACAGAGAAGGGATTGTGGCAATACAATGTCGATTATGTCAGAGAATACGGTTACAAAACAGCAGGCCTTGAAGTGTTCAGAAGATTATTGCAGATGCTCACAAATGATCAGATAAATTATGGAATGAAGCACTTTTTGGGTAACATGGATGTAGAGGCAATAAGCAAAGGAGAACACCCGGACTTTTCAATGGTAGGCAAAATGGGAATGCTAATTCGCGGTGCGTTAAACAAAAAACTTGCAGATGGTCTTAGATATACAACACAGCAAAACAGGTGGTTAACTGAGCACTATCGCAATTATCCGACAACCCCTGATGGATTTGAGGAATGGCATAAAAAACTGCTCAAGACAATGAATGATTCCTACGAGCACCTAGCAAAATGGGAAAACTAG
- a CDS encoding 30S ribosomal protein S3ae: protein MARRKGGKVKDKWREKKWVTVIAPESFNNAPLAYIPITDDQKAIGRVIEVTLFDILKGDPSQYQYKIYFQITKVEGDKAYTIFKRYEYAKEFLRSLIRRGSSKVNFVMNVKTKDNYLFRLKVIALTHKKLNTSRKHALRLIARDVMNKTIPEMTIDQFVQATCYGKINSDIMAAAKKVIRMRHVGLEKVKLIRTAEAQVTLLEA, encoded by the coding sequence TTGGCTCGTAGAAAGGGTGGAAAAGTAAAGGACAAGTGGCGTGAGAAAAAATGGGTCACAGTAATAGCCCCAGAGTCATTTAACAATGCACCACTTGCGTACATACCAATCACTGATGATCAAAAAGCAATCGGTCGTGTCATAGAGGTAACGTTATTTGATATTCTAAAAGGCGATCCATCTCAGTACCAATACAAGATTTACTTCCAGATTACCAAGGTCGAAGGAGACAAGGCATATACCATTTTCAAGAGATATGAATACGCAAAAGAATTCCTTAGAAGCCTCATCCGACGCGGCTCTAGCAAGGTCAACTTTGTCATGAATGTAAAAACAAAAGACAACTACCTATTCAGACTTAAAGTGATTGCTCTAACACACAAAAAACTCAATACATCACGCAAGCACGCATTGCGATTAATTGCGAGGGACGTGATGAATAAAACAATTCCAGAAATGACAATTGATCAGTTTGTGCAGGCTACATGTTATGGAAAGATAAACTCTGACATCATGGCAGCGGCAAAAAAAGTGATCAGAATGAGACACGTAGGTCTTGAAAAGGTAAAACTAATTAGAACCGCCGAAGCACAAGTCACACTACTAGAAGCATAG
- a CDS encoding MBL fold metallo-hydrolase: MNIEITPEELTQILQNKSNALILDIRAKENYMNGHISGAANAVCNSMQQKQVIMSKIPANMKVILIDDDGTEAKQNATMMARFGFDAHYLKDGFKSWSGELVKSTQDTTISGDSLWESIKQDSDVFLLDVREPQEFAEFKIPGAVNIPLSQLFTSGSKAHLPKDKKIVTICSHGNRSMVATFALAQNGLESTSLVGGMSLWNQVLGATTLKENDVTIIQVEKIGKGCLSHIIGSDGEAVVIDPTHPAKKYTEFAQKENLKITKVIDTHQHADHVSAAKDLAQIAGAKLYLSNLEEYKIESEKIEDGSTIQFGTKQLRAIHTPGHTPGGMSFILDSKYVFSGDILFVEGIGRPDLRDQAEEFAVKLYDTLHNKILKFGDDTKIFPTHHGEGLSPTKGGLFYTTVQNAKKLPLLDLGQAEFVSKVVSITTPRPLNYSMIIKINKGDISIAPEQIPDLEMGPNRCSIRM, encoded by the coding sequence ATGAACATAGAGATAACACCTGAAGAATTAACCCAGATTTTGCAAAACAAATCCAATGCTTTGATCCTAGACATTCGCGCAAAAGAAAACTACATGAATGGTCATATTTCTGGTGCGGCAAATGCAGTATGTAATTCAATGCAACAAAAACAAGTCATAATGTCAAAGATTCCTGCAAACATGAAAGTCATATTAATCGATGATGATGGTACTGAGGCAAAACAAAATGCAACTATGATGGCTCGCTTCGGCTTTGATGCCCATTATCTAAAAGATGGGTTCAAGTCATGGAGTGGCGAACTTGTAAAGAGTACACAAGACACTACAATTAGTGGAGACAGTCTATGGGAATCCATAAAACAAGACAGCGATGTGTTTTTACTGGATGTAAGAGAACCGCAAGAGTTTGCCGAATTTAAGATTCCTGGCGCAGTAAATATTCCATTATCACAATTGTTCACTTCGGGCTCGAAAGCTCACCTGCCAAAAGATAAAAAAATTGTCACCATCTGCTCGCATGGAAATCGCTCCATGGTTGCGACATTTGCACTGGCACAAAATGGACTGGAATCAACATCCCTTGTTGGTGGAATGTCTTTGTGGAACCAAGTGCTTGGTGCAACTACCCTAAAGGAAAACGACGTCACCATTATCCAAGTAGAAAAAATCGGCAAAGGTTGCCTGTCCCATATTATTGGCTCAGATGGAGAGGCAGTCGTAATCGATCCTACACATCCAGCAAAAAAATATACAGAATTTGCACAAAAAGAAAATCTCAAGATTACCAAGGTAATTGACACACATCAACATGCAGATCATGTTTCCGCCGCAAAAGATTTGGCGCAGATAGCTGGTGCAAAACTATACCTCAGCAATCTAGAAGAATACAAAATCGAAAGCGAGAAAATTGAAGATGGAAGCACAATCCAATTTGGCACAAAGCAACTCAGAGCAATACATACGCCTGGACATACGCCTGGTGGGATGTCGTTTATCCTAGATAGTAAGTATGTGTTTTCTGGCGACATTTTGTTTGTGGAGGGAATTGGAAGGCCGGATTTGAGAGATCAAGCAGAAGAATTTGCAGTAAAACTCTACGACACCTTACACAACAAGATACTGAAATTCGGAGACGACACCAAAATATTTCCAACCCATCATGGTGAAGGATTAAGTCCAACCAAAGGTGGATTATTCTACACCACGGTGCAGAACGCCAAAAAACTACCATTACTAGACTTGGGCCAGGCCGAGTTTGTATCCAAAGTAGTAAGCATTACAACTCCTAGGCCATTGAACTATTCTATGATAATTAAGATTAACAAGGGCGACATCTCAATAGCACCAGAACAAATTCCAGACTTGGAGATGGGTCCTAACAGATGCAGCATCAGGATGTAA
- a CDS encoding VWA domain-containing protein encodes MQLLQLRNDTLVEIATFLARRWSEKEKITVEFSDKKETITKLKENRISLVSPERYIGTDFDKYRQFRVAIWYEAMRVRLCKKILSNDHAFGFILNTLETRRIEMLGRKTWRGMDEELIFYYTYLWLYRPQLGNILGKSRIAEAFFQKFLLGDIKGELQPSFSDRVVLAVMKAKEIVSEAIEKKHDTEWLEKKIPEILSILNIDALTTVPLAVPWKGPGLMITPQDFEKALQKIIQNKENDFGKIDKDNIISGKSVADEFKVIKEENKKNENKGLGNESIGIQIPGSTNIDETRIYDQDLISNLKTKFKEWKTSWKEQQVSTGDEFDPESYVEGYKPFVIDVKKSIKSKIMILLDHSSSITDQQTEYKKATLALCEVLSFLKIKFSVFAFNTTQKQVVCWMVKQEENKWNSACAKRLAQIEANGGTPLADVYQKMFPTLKSKKPDIFLTLSDGEPSDPDAVRAMVKSLKTLGIKMVAIGVGHDTFSATTIANNLRYLGYEKTLAVSRLKDIPNRVLAVLQTS; translated from the coding sequence ATGCAGTTATTACAACTACGAAATGACACTCTGGTGGAAATTGCCACATTTTTGGCAAGAAGATGGTCTGAAAAAGAAAAGATTACGGTTGAATTTTCAGACAAAAAAGAGACAATCACCAAGCTAAAGGAAAACAGGATCAGTCTTGTTTCCCCTGAGCGCTATATCGGAACAGACTTTGACAAGTACAGGCAATTTCGCGTAGCGATATGGTATGAAGCAATGCGAGTAAGATTATGCAAAAAGATCCTATCCAATGACCATGCTTTTGGGTTTATTCTAAACACACTAGAAACTAGGCGCATTGAGATGCTCGGGAGAAAAACATGGAGAGGAATGGATGAAGAGCTCATCTTTTACTATACGTACTTGTGGCTGTACAGACCTCAGCTTGGGAATATTTTGGGAAAATCAAGAATAGCGGAGGCATTTTTCCAAAAGTTTTTGCTTGGCGATATCAAAGGCGAACTCCAGCCAAGCTTCTCGGACAGAGTTGTGCTTGCTGTAATGAAAGCAAAGGAAATCGTTTCAGAGGCAATAGAAAAAAAACATGATACTGAATGGCTAGAAAAAAAAATTCCAGAAATCCTAAGCATTCTGAACATTGATGCATTGACGACCGTCCCACTTGCTGTTCCATGGAAAGGACCTGGTTTGATGATCACACCACAAGACTTTGAAAAGGCATTACAGAAAATAATTCAAAACAAGGAAAATGATTTCGGTAAAATTGACAAAGACAACATAATATCTGGAAAATCAGTTGCTGACGAATTCAAGGTAATTAAGGAAGAAAACAAGAAAAACGAAAACAAAGGCCTTGGCAACGAATCTATTGGAATTCAGATTCCTGGGTCTACAAACATAGATGAAACACGAATCTACGACCAAGATCTAATTAGCAATCTTAAAACCAAATTCAAAGAATGGAAGACTAGCTGGAAAGAGCAACAAGTCTCTACCGGCGATGAATTTGATCCAGAATCCTATGTAGAGGGATACAAGCCATTCGTAATTGATGTCAAAAAATCAATCAAATCCAAAATAATGATTCTACTTGATCATTCATCTAGCATAACAGATCAACAGACAGAATACAAAAAGGCAACACTGGCATTATGTGAGGTATTATCATTTTTGAAGATTAAATTCTCAGTCTTTGCCTTTAACACAACCCAAAAACAGGTTGTATGTTGGATGGTCAAGCAAGAAGAAAACAAATGGAATAGTGCGTGCGCCAAGAGACTAGCCCAAATTGAGGCAAATGGTGGAACCCCTTTGGCAGACGTCTATCAAAAGATGTTTCCCACACTAAAATCCAAAAAACCTGACATATTTCTGACTCTATCAGATGGAGAACCATCGGATCCTGATGCAGTAAGAGCCATGGTGAAATCACTAAAAACGCTCGGGATTAAGATGGTTGCAATAGGTGTCGGCCATGACACATTTAGTGCCACTACAATTGCAAACAATCTAAGATATTTGGGATATGAAAAAACACTTGCAGTGTCAAGACTAAAAGATATCCCTAATAGAGTTCTAGCTGTACTACAGACTAGCTAG
- a CDS encoding transketolase family protein — MTDMRTAYGKALVEIGEQTQDVVVLGADTTDSLKTADFGKKFPNRFFNVGIAEANLVSVSAGLALSGKIPFASTYAIFLPGRCVDQIRNAIAYPSPGDKKGLNVKLVVSHGGISVGADGGSHQQIEDYAIMRSMPNMTVLVPADTIAVSKLTWIISQRYGPHYMRLTRSASPVVHQDSQEFEVGKGIVMREGSDCTIAACGLTVKMALDAAESLKQEGVSCKVIDMFSIKPIDTELLEKSARETGCIVTSEEHNIMGGFGSAVSEIISELYPVPIKRIGVNDKFGESARDAEIPQLLEKHGITSINIAKAVKDLLGNKK, encoded by the coding sequence ATGACTGATATGCGAACAGCATATGGCAAAGCCCTAGTGGAGATTGGAGAGCAAACCCAAGATGTCGTGGTTTTGGGCGCAGACACTACCGACTCCCTAAAAACAGCAGATTTTGGCAAAAAATTCCCTAACCGGTTCTTTAATGTTGGAATAGCCGAAGCAAACCTAGTTTCAGTATCCGCTGGACTTGCACTTTCCGGAAAAATTCCGTTTGCAAGTACATATGCGATCTTTCTCCCAGGCAGGTGTGTCGACCAAATCCGAAACGCAATAGCGTATCCTTCTCCTGGAGACAAAAAAGGTCTAAACGTAAAACTGGTGGTATCACACGGCGGAATCTCCGTTGGTGCAGACGGTGGGTCACATCAACAAATTGAAGATTATGCGATAATGCGTTCCATGCCAAACATGACAGTACTTGTTCCGGCAGATACGATAGCAGTGTCAAAGCTTACTTGGATAATTTCTCAAAGATATGGCCCGCACTATATGCGACTGACCAGATCTGCATCCCCAGTTGTGCACCAAGACTCGCAGGAATTTGAGGTAGGAAAGGGAATTGTAATGAGAGAAGGCTCCGATTGTACCATAGCTGCGTGCGGCCTTACAGTAAAGATGGCACTAGATGCAGCAGAATCTCTAAAGCAAGAAGGAGTCTCTTGCAAAGTAATTGACATGTTTTCAATAAAGCCAATTGATACTGAATTACTGGAAAAGTCTGCCAGGGAAACTGGATGCATTGTGACGAGTGAAGAGCACAATATAATGGGAGGATTTGGCTCGGCAGTATCTGAAATCATATCCGAGTTGTATCCAGTACCAATCAAAAGAATTGGTGTCAATGACAAGTTTGGTGAGTCTGCACGCGATGCGGAGATTCCACAGCTTTTGGAAAAGCACGGCATAACATCAATTAATATAGCAAAAGCAGTCAAGGACTTATTGGGTAACAAAAAATGA
- the fsa gene encoding fructose-6-phosphate aldolase, producing MKIFLDTANLQSIKQYNDMGLLDGITTNPSLLAKEGGDPQKAMEEITKIIKGDVSLEVVATDYAGMMDEGHKLKKYGTNVVIKVPMTSDGLKACKSFSSEGIPVNVTLVFSPNQAILAAKAGAKYVSPFIGRLDDVGQDGMALIAEIKQIFSNYNFKTQILVASVRHPMHVVEAAKIGADVVTLPPDVLGKMLKHPLTDNGLKAFLADWDKLQQSQQ from the coding sequence ATGAAAATCTTTCTTGATACTGCTAATCTACAATCAATAAAACAATACAATGACATGGGACTGCTTGATGGAATTACTACCAATCCATCCTTGTTGGCAAAAGAAGGCGGAGATCCGCAAAAAGCAATGGAAGAGATAACCAAAATAATCAAAGGCGACGTAAGCCTTGAAGTTGTTGCAACTGATTATGCAGGAATGATGGATGAAGGACACAAACTCAAAAAATATGGCACAAATGTTGTCATAAAGGTTCCAATGACTTCAGACGGCCTCAAGGCATGCAAGAGCTTTTCTTCAGAAGGCATACCTGTCAATGTCACACTGGTATTTTCACCAAACCAAGCAATTTTGGCTGCAAAGGCAGGCGCAAAATATGTCAGTCCATTTATTGGAAGGTTGGATGATGTTGGCCAAGACGGAATGGCACTCATTGCAGAAATAAAACAAATTTTCTCAAATTACAATTTTAAGACACAAATTCTTGTAGCTAGCGTAAGGCACCCAATGCATGTAGTAGAGGCAGCAAAGATTGGTGCAGACGTTGTGACGTTACCACCAGACGTTCTGGGCAAAATGCTCAAGCACCCGTTGACTGATAACGGCCTCAAGGCATTTTTGGCAGACTGGGACAAATTGCAACAAAGCCAACAATAA
- the serS gene encoding serine--tRNA ligase — translation MLDPKLIKEKPEIIRKMLSDRHVQFDLDLLISLDGKRRELIIKTDELRKQKNKVAMEIASKKKSGQDADTSIAEMQKVSQEIQTLEADQIKTESEHNRLNMKMPNLVHESVPIGVDDSANVVVRSWGAIPKFDYKIKDHIDISQNLGLVDLERAAKTAGARFYYLKNNMVRLNQSLIHFALDFLAEKQYGLVQPPYMINRSSMEGAIIADDFENVIYKVQDEDMFLIGTSEHSIAAMHADEILDGKDLPIRYGGVSPCFRKEAGAHGRDQKGIFRVHQFEKVEQYVFARPEDSWSEHEKMLLIAEEFYQKLEIPYRIMLLSSGDLGKVSAKTYDIEAWMAGQNSYREIVSCSNCLDFQTRRLKIRFRDKSNEQTQYLHSLNSTLVATTRTLVAIMENFQTQDGHISVPKPLQKYLGADII, via the coding sequence ATGTTAGATCCAAAACTCATCAAAGAAAAGCCTGAAATCATTCGCAAGATGCTCTCAGACAGACATGTCCAGTTTGACTTGGACTTGTTAATCTCGCTTGATGGTAAACGACGGGAGCTAATCATAAAAACAGATGAGTTGCGCAAGCAGAAGAACAAGGTTGCAATGGAAATTGCGTCGAAGAAAAAATCTGGCCAAGATGCAGATACATCAATTGCAGAAATGCAAAAAGTATCACAAGAAATCCAGACATTAGAAGCAGACCAAATCAAAACAGAGTCAGAACACAATAGACTGAACATGAAAATGCCAAACTTGGTCCACGAGTCAGTTCCCATTGGTGTTGATGATTCTGCAAATGTTGTAGTGCGTAGCTGGGGCGCTATTCCAAAGTTTGATTATAAAATCAAAGACCACATCGATATTTCGCAAAATCTAGGACTAGTTGACCTTGAGCGTGCTGCGAAAACAGCAGGCGCGAGATTTTACTATCTGAAAAATAATATGGTGAGATTAAACCAGTCACTGATTCATTTTGCGTTAGATTTTTTGGCAGAAAAACAGTATGGATTAGTCCAGCCGCCATACATGATCAATCGCAGCTCCATGGAAGGCGCCATAATTGCAGACGATTTTGAAAATGTCATATACAAGGTTCAGGACGAAGACATGTTTTTGATAGGTACGTCAGAGCATTCCATTGCGGCAATGCATGCAGACGAAATCCTAGACGGAAAGGACTTGCCTATCAGATATGGTGGAGTCAGCCCGTGTTTTAGAAAAGAGGCAGGTGCCCATGGACGGGACCAGAAGGGAATCTTCCGCGTACACCAGTTTGAGAAAGTAGAGCAGTACGTCTTTGCAAGACCTGAAGACTCGTGGAGTGAACATGAGAAAATGCTTCTAATAGCAGAAGAATTTTATCAAAAGCTTGAGATCCCATATAGGATAATGTTGCTATCAAGCGGAGATTTGGGTAAGGTTTCAGCTAAGACATATGACATTGAGGCGTGGATGGCGGGCCAGAACTCGTATCGCGAGATAGTCTCTTGTTCTAACTGCCTTGATTTTCAGACAAGGAGGCTAAAGATCAGGTTCCGCGACAAGTCCAACGAGCAAACCCAGTATCTGCATTCGCTAAACAGCACACTTGTTGCCACCACAAGAACGCTTGTTGCAATAATGGAAAACTTTCAGACGCAAGACGGCCACATTAGTGTACCAAAACCTCTGCAAAAGTATCTCGGCGCAGACATAATCTAG